A genomic window from Candidatus Omnitrophota bacterium includes:
- a CDS encoding CBS domain-containing protein: MINNKVAPSELIRRDFQHLKETEELNTTDEIAELLFIQSLEGRSHNGAGAFQKSFYVNTTIDDIVRALKFDPNKVKTRRQMLIDDIAGFVEDIIKGKPRTRLVNGKGEPFIGVPDLKDIEVNAQDVLRGIYIGGLRDDPGPRAAAEEKFGITIGYGKCYPINLDVMDKMNLDGELLAHREHAGSIEAFKRAGLIIAEADLKKIAPDKIRYLYIRHKIGPGQSDDGALVAAGMVYNKSTALGIFLADAIDTLEKYVHLYKDQDDELGYYISKNWPGLNVSMDEVLEITYMAAVPEELDDIMPDSSLRYFLSIDRQIGQCALQSHLNFIDKKPYFPMFISFNRTLSSEFYTYIRNRVNSLKNLQAVVTSDTVMKGLEMPVNSFLKRPAIVVKSGVPLKDALEKMKAAGAEFLVIQDENNAVQGVISLHDLIKLMMENGKRE, translated from the coding sequence ATGATAAATAATAAAGTTGCGCCCAGCGAATTAATACGACGTGATTTCCAACATCTCAAAGAGACCGAAGAGCTAAACACTACCGATGAGATAGCGGAGCTGCTTTTTATCCAGTCGCTCGAAGGAAGGTCCCACAACGGCGCGGGAGCCTTCCAGAAGAGCTTCTACGTCAACACGACCATCGACGATATCGTCCGCGCGCTTAAGTTCGACCCGAACAAGGTCAAGACCAGGCGCCAGATGCTCATAGACGACATCGCCGGGTTCGTTGAGGATATTATCAAGGGGAAACCGAGGACGCGCCTCGTTAACGGCAAAGGCGAACCGTTCATCGGCGTACCTGACCTCAAGGATATCGAAGTGAACGCCCAGGACGTCCTCAGGGGCATATATATCGGCGGCCTCAGGGATGATCCTGGCCCGCGCGCGGCGGCAGAAGAAAAATTCGGGATAACGATCGGTTATGGCAAGTGTTATCCGATAAATCTCGATGTGATGGATAAGATGAATCTCGACGGTGAATTGCTCGCCCACCGTGAACACGCCGGTTCGATAGAGGCGTTCAAAAGAGCGGGCCTTATCATCGCCGAAGCTGACCTCAAGAAGATCGCGCCTGACAAGATAAGATACCTTTATATAAGGCATAAGATCGGGCCGGGCCAGTCGGATGACGGGGCACTCGTTGCCGCGGGAATGGTATATAACAAGAGCACGGCGCTCGGGATATTCCTGGCCGATGCGATCGATACTCTGGAAAAATACGTCCACCTATATAAGGACCAGGACGACGAGTTGGGCTATTACATTTCGAAGAATTGGCCGGGCCTGAACGTCTCGATGGATGAAGTCCTCGAGATAACTTACATGGCCGCGGTTCCGGAAGAACTCGACGACATAATGCCGGACAGCTCTTTGAGGTATTTCCTTTCGATAGACAGGCAGATCGGGCAGTGCGCGCTCCAGAGCCACCTGAATTTCATAGATAAGAAGCCGTATTTCCCGATGTTCATAAGCTTCAACAGGACTTTATCATCGGAATTTTATACATATATACGCAACAGGGTCAATTCGCTCAAGAACCTCCAGGCCGTCGTCACGTCCGATACGGTCATGAAGGGGCTCGAGATGCCGGTAAACAGTTTCCTGAAGCGGCCCGCGATAGTCGTGAAATCGGGCGTACCGCTTAAGGACGCGCTGGAGAAGATGAAAGCTGCCGGCGCGGAGTTCCTGGTCATACAGGACGAGAACAACGCCGTGCAGGGCGTAATATCGCTGCATGACCTGATAAAGCTTATGATGGAAAACGGAAAGCGCGAATAG
- the galT gene encoding galactose-1-phosphate uridylyltransferase produces MAELRRDPITGRWVIIEIDKVKNPSDYEVETHVKRGGVCPFCPGNESMTPPEIFAVREGGSKPNTPGWQVRVIPNKFPALRVEGNIDRIGVGMYDMMNGIGAHEVIIENPDHNKELADMSDNDIEKVIWACRNRCLDLKGDKRFKYILIFKNYGVSAGASLEHPHSQLIALPIIPKRVVEEIRWAERYYEYRERCVFCDMVNQEIEDRERVIAENKGFIAFAPFVSRFPFEFSIFPKLHSAEFSYIQKEEITDLARILKETLVRMKLALKDPSYNFIIHTSPMDSRERADYHWHIEVMPRLGRTAGFEWGTGFYLNQTPPEIAAWALREVSL; encoded by the coding sequence ATGGCTGAATTACGCAGGGATCCGATAACAGGCAGGTGGGTTATAATAGAGATCGACAAGGTCAAGAACCCCTCCGACTACGAGGTCGAGACCCATGTCAAGAGGGGCGGCGTCTGCCCGTTCTGTCCCGGCAACGAGAGTATGACCCCGCCGGAGATATTCGCGGTCCGCGAGGGAGGCAGCAAACCCAACACGCCGGGTTGGCAGGTGCGCGTTATCCCTAATAAGTTCCCGGCCTTAAGGGTCGAGGGCAATATCGACAGGATCGGCGTCGGCATGTACGACATGATGAACGGCATCGGCGCGCACGAGGTCATCATCGAGAATCCCGACCATAACAAAGAACTCGCCGATATGTCGGACAATGATATCGAGAAGGTAATATGGGCGTGCCGTAACAGGTGTCTCGACCTAAAAGGTGACAAGAGGTTCAAGTATATCCTGATATTCAAGAATTACGGGGTATCGGCCGGCGCGTCGCTGGAACATCCCCATTCTCAACTGATCGCGCTGCCCATCATCCCGAAGCGCGTGGTCGAGGAGATCCGTTGGGCGGAGAGATATTATGAGTACAGGGAGAGATGCGTATTCTGCGATATGGTGAACCAGGAGATCGAAGACAGGGAGCGGGTCATAGCCGAGAACAAGGGCTTCATCGCGTTCGCGCCTTTCGTATCGAGGTTCCCTTTCGAGTTTTCCATATTCCCGAAGCTCCACAGCGCCGAGTTCAGCTATATCCAGAAGGAAGAGATCACCGACCTCGCGCGGATACTCAAGGAGACGCTCGTGCGCATGAAATTGGCCTTGAAAGATCCCTCATATAATTTTATAATACATACCTCTCCCATGGATTCCCGCGAAAGAGCGGATTACCACTGGCATATCGAAGTCATGCCCAGGTTGGGAAGGACGGCTGGATTCGAGTGGGGCACGGGTTTCTACCTGAACCAGACCCCGCCGGAGATAGCTGCCTGGGCTTTAAGGGAAGTATCCCTGTAA
- a CDS encoding galactose-1-phosphate uridylyltransferase, with protein sequence MPEFRKDPIIGRWVIVATERARRPTDFVPHSVSEEKMAEPPCPFCEGKEDQTPQPEIFAIRNPGTKPCTPGWKVRVVPSVSPVLKVEGKVERHGKGMYDVVNGIGAHEIIVETPQHIYNMADLPEQQITDSITAYIERITDLGRDPRLKYALLFKNYGLAAGSGRIRHAHSQLIAMPVNPIRLKDELVGARQYFEYKERCIFCDVIKQELDTGKRIVADVDGFVAFAPFASRFPFETWILPKKHSADFAHLSVDKRADLARTLKLVLTKLKKALVDPAYNIILHTAPFRVPKAGYWRTIDDDFHWHLEIMPRLTRVAGFEWGSGFYINPTPPEDAAKYLSGIE encoded by the coding sequence ATGCCTGAATTCAGAAAAGACCCTATAATCGGAAGGTGGGTGATAGTCGCGACCGAAAGGGCGCGCCGGCCCACCGATTTTGTGCCGCATTCCGTATCCGAGGAGAAGATGGCCGAACCTCCCTGCCCGTTCTGCGAGGGGAAGGAAGACCAGACGCCTCAGCCGGAGATCTTTGCGATACGCAACCCCGGCACAAAACCGTGCACGCCTGGATGGAAGGTCAGGGTCGTGCCGTCGGTCTCGCCGGTCCTCAAGGTGGAAGGCAAGGTCGAAAGGCACGGGAAGGGCATGTATGACGTGGTGAACGGCATCGGCGCCCACGAGATAATCGTCGAGACCCCCCAGCATATCTATAATATGGCTGACCTGCCCGAGCAGCAGATCACCGATTCAATAACCGCTTACATAGAACGCATCACCGACCTCGGCAGGGATCCGCGATTGAAATACGCGCTCCTTTTCAAAAATTACGGCCTCGCGGCAGGCTCTGGAAGGATAAGGCACGCCCATTCGCAGCTGATAGCCATGCCCGTAAACCCGATACGCCTTAAGGATGAACTGGTCGGCGCGCGCCAGTACTTTGAATACAAGGAACGCTGTATATTCTGCGATGTCATAAAGCAGGAATTGGACACCGGAAAGCGGATCGTGGCCGACGTGGACGGTTTCGTGGCATTCGCGCCTTTCGCCTCTAGGTTCCCGTTCGAGACGTGGATCCTTCCGAAGAAACACAGCGCGGATTTCGCGCATCTTTCTGTCGACAAGAGGGCGGATTTGGCGAGGACGCTCAAGCTTGTGCTCACGAAATTGAAGAAAGCTCTCGTCGACCCGGCGTATAATATAATCCTCCATACCGCGCCGTTCCGCGTACCCAAGGCCGGATACTGGAGGACGATAGACGACGATTTCCACTGGCACCTCGAGATAATGCCGAGGCTTACAAGGGTCGCAGGTTTCGAGTGGGGCAGCGGGTTCTATATTAACCCGACCCCGCCTGAAGACGCGGCCAAATACCTAAGCGGGATAGAATGA
- the gap gene encoding type I glyceraldehyde-3-phosphate dehydrogenase, whose protein sequence is MAVKVGINGFGRIGRLVARAILEKNSKDLELVAVNDITDAKTNAYLLKYDSVHGRFPGEVKAASEDTISVDGKIIKVLAKRDPSELPWKDLGVQIVIESTGLFTIKKDGVNKKGKEVKGAENHITKGGAKKVIISAPAQDEDITIVMGVNEDKYDPKNHNVISNASCTTNCLAPVAKVLNDKYGIVKGLMTTIHAYTNDQKLQDQAHSDLRRSRAAALSMIPTSTGAAKALSLVIPELKGKLDGFSMRVPCANVSVVDLTVTLGKKVTAEEINAALKEAAEGKLKGILGYTEDPVVSVDFNHCPLSSIIDAKSTKVIGDDFVKVLSWYDNEWGYSNRVVDLCEYIVKKGL, encoded by the coding sequence ATGGCGGTAAAAGTTGGTATTAACGGTTTCGGAAGGATAGGCCGTCTTGTGGCGAGGGCCATACTTGAAAAAAACAGCAAAGACCTTGAACTGGTCGCGGTAAACGATATAACCGACGCGAAAACTAACGCGTATCTCTTAAAATATGATTCTGTCCACGGCAGGTTCCCCGGCGAAGTCAAAGCCGCGTCCGAAGATACGATATCTGTTGACGGCAAGATAATCAAAGTCCTGGCGAAGAGGGACCCGTCCGAGCTCCCATGGAAGGACCTTGGAGTGCAGATCGTCATAGAATCTACGGGCCTTTTTACTATCAAGAAGGACGGCGTCAATAAGAAGGGCAAGGAAGTCAAAGGGGCCGAGAATCATATAACCAAAGGCGGCGCAAAAAAAGTCATTATTTCCGCTCCTGCGCAGGACGAGGATATAACTATAGTCATGGGCGTAAATGAGGACAAATACGACCCAAAGAACCATAATGTAATCTCGAACGCGTCGTGCACGACGAACTGCCTCGCTCCGGTGGCTAAGGTATTGAACGACAAGTACGGGATAGTCAAAGGCCTGATGACGACGATACACGCTTACACCAATGACCAGAAGCTCCAGGACCAGGCGCATTCAGACCTGCGAAGGTCGCGTGCGGCCGCGTTATCGATGATACCTACGTCGACCGGCGCAGCAAAAGCGCTTTCACTCGTCATACCTGAGCTCAAAGGCAAACTTGACGGTTTCTCGATGAGAGTCCCGTGCGCCAACGTGTCGGTAGTCGACCTTACAGTGACACTCGGCAAGAAAGTTACGGCCGAAGAGATAAATGCCGCGCTAAAGGAAGCTGCCGAAGGCAAGTTGAAGGGGATCCTCGGTTACACCGAAGACCCGGTTGTATCGGTCGATTTCAACCATTGCCCCTTAAGCTCGATAATTGACGCGAAGAGCACCAAGGTCATCGGAGATGATTTCGTAAAGGTCCTTTCATGGTATGACAACGAATGGGGATATTCGAACAGGGTCGTAGACCTCTGCGAATATATCGTGAAGAAAGGCCTTTAA
- a CDS encoding ABC transporter permease, whose translation MRINKLTAAGIIIVCVMGFLAIFAPQVSRYDPNGINLEKALLPPSHEHPMGTDSLGRDLFARMAYGGRISLSVGFVAVGIAVIIGLILGSLAGYYGGWIDSVVSRFIDVMLCFPTLFLILTVIAIMGPSIFSIMVVIGLTGWMGAARLIRAEILSLKEREFVEAARATGASDFRIIVRHLIPNGMGPVLVNVVLGVAGAILIESGLSFLGLGVQPPTPSWGNILTEAKSTLGIAWWITVFPGFAILVTVLGYNLLGEGLREHFNPHKKGQ comes from the coding sequence ATGAGGATAAACAAACTTACCGCGGCAGGCATCATTATAGTCTGCGTAATGGGATTTCTCGCTATATTCGCTCCGCAGGTGAGCCGCTATGACCCGAACGGGATAAATCTCGAGAAGGCGCTCTTGCCGCCTTCACACGAACACCCGATGGGGACTGACTCGCTCGGCCGCGACCTCTTCGCGCGTATGGCCTACGGAGGGAGGATATCGCTCTCGGTAGGTTTTGTCGCGGTCGGGATAGCCGTAATAATAGGGTTGATATTGGGTTCACTCGCAGGTTATTACGGCGGCTGGATAGATAGCGTTGTCTCAAGATTTATCGATGTTATGTTGTGTTTCCCCACGCTTTTTTTGATACTGACAGTGATCGCAATAATGGGGCCGAGCATTTTCAGTATTATGGTTGTCATAGGATTGACCGGTTGGATGGGAGCGGCCCGGTTGATAAGGGCCGAAATTTTGAGTTTAAAAGAACGGGAATTCGTCGAAGCGGCCCGCGCTACAGGAGCCAGCGACTTTCGTATCATAGTTCGCCATCTGATCCCTAACGGGATGGGGCCTGTTTTAGTCAACGTTGTGTTAGGTGTAGCGGGGGCGATCCTTATAGAATCGGGGTTGAGTTTCCTCGGCCTCGGCGTCCAGCCGCCAACGCCGAGCTGGGGGAATATTCTCACTGAGGCGAAATCGACCCTGGGCATTGCCTGGTGGATAACCGTCTTTCCCGGATTTGCTATATTAGTCACCGTATTGGGCTATAACCTTTTAGGAGAAGGGTTGCGCGAACATTTCAACCCTCATAAAAAAGGACAATGA
- the tpiA gene encoding triose-phosphate isomerase has translation MRKPIIAGNWKMYKTSGEALELVNGLKNELKDETAVEVVVCPPFTSISKVAEALKGSNIGYGAQDIYWEEEGAYTGEVAPKMLTDLGCKFCIIGHSERRTYFHETNETVNKKVKAALKHGLTPIMCVGERLEERDSGKTFDVVKNHVEGGLAGLPKEDVAKIVIAYEPVWAIGTGRTATPEQAQEVHKYIRELLKKAYGEDVSSKVRIQYGGSVKPDNTKSIMAGPDIDGALVGGASLKVKDFAEIVRQGKK, from the coding sequence ATGAGAAAACCTATAATCGCAGGCAACTGGAAGATGTACAAGACCTCAGGCGAGGCGCTTGAGCTCGTCAACGGCCTTAAGAATGAATTAAAAGACGAGACCGCGGTAGAGGTGGTGGTCTGTCCGCCTTTTACCTCGATATCTAAAGTCGCGGAGGCGCTCAAGGGCTCAAACATCGGATACGGCGCGCAGGATATCTACTGGGAAGAGGAAGGCGCCTATACCGGTGAAGTAGCCCCTAAGATGCTCACCGACCTCGGCTGTAAATTCTGCATAATCGGGCATTCCGAGCGCAGGACGTATTTCCACGAGACTAATGAGACGGTTAACAAGAAGGTCAAAGCCGCTTTAAAGCACGGCCTTACGCCGATAATGTGCGTGGGCGAGCGCCTCGAAGAGCGTGATTCCGGAAAGACTTTTGATGTGGTAAAGAACCATGTCGAAGGCGGGTTAGCCGGCCTCCCTAAAGAGGATGTCGCCAAAATAGTCATTGCCTATGAACCTGTCTGGGCGATCGGGACCGGAAGGACCGCTACGCCGGAACAGGCGCAGGAAGTCCATAAATATATCCGCGAGCTGCTCAAGAAAGCTTACGGCGAGGATGTCTCTTCAAAAGTGAGGATACAATACGGCGGGAGCGTAAAACCCGACAATACGAAGAGCATAATGGCCGGTCCTGACATCGACGGGGCGCTGGTCGGAGGGGCGAGCCTTAAGGTAAAGGATTTCGCCGAAATAGTAAGACAGGGTAAGAAATGA
- a CDS encoding peptide-binding protein, translating into MFKKIPLLAVFFLLASGSLMAADYGDAIITASIGDASTLVPILASDSASAEICGLVFNGLVRYDKDLNLEGELAESWEIKEGGLVIIFHLRKNARWHDGQPFTARDVEFTYQKLIDPNVKTPYSGDFERVKSLEVLDDHTVKVTYKEPFSPGLSSWGMWIIPKHLLEKEDLGNTKFSRNPVGTGPYKFKEWKTGEKIVLTSNPDYYEGRPYINRYIYRIIPDQATTFLELQTQGVDEVSLTPLQYARQTDTPFFKKYYKKYRYPSFGYTYMGFNMKDPVFTDRRVRLALDYAIDKDEIIKGVLLGLGRISTGPFPPESWAYNKEVKPAPYDPKKAKELLKEAGWEDRDGDGWLDKDGKKFKFIILTNMGNDTRQICAEIIQRRLKEIGIDVEIRIIEWATFLSEFIDKHRFSAVIMGWNLSRDPDCYDIWHSSKQRPGEFNFIGYENKEVDALLEAGRREFDEGKRKEIYNKMHRLIFDDHPCIFLFVPDALPIVHSRFKGISPAPLGIGYNFIKWNVPKEEQRYTRW; encoded by the coding sequence ATGTTTAAAAAAATACCGCTTCTTGCGGTATTTTTTTTGCTAGCATCGGGGTCGCTTATGGCGGCCGATTACGGCGACGCCATCATCACGGCCTCAATCGGCGACGCCTCAACGCTTGTCCCTATCCTCGCCTCGGATTCTGCCTCCGCCGAGATATGCGGCCTCGTTTTTAACGGCCTGGTGCGCTATGATAAGGACCTTAATCTCGAAGGTGAGCTTGCCGAGAGCTGGGAGATAAAAGAGGGCGGGCTTGTCATAATCTTCCACCTGCGAAAGAATGCGAGATGGCACGACGGCCAACCCTTTACCGCGCGCGATGTGGAATTCACCTACCAAAAACTTATCGACCCCAACGTAAAGACCCCGTACAGCGGGGATTTTGAGCGGGTTAAATCGCTCGAGGTCCTCGACGACCATACCGTAAAGGTGACTTACAAAGAGCCGTTCTCTCCGGGTCTATCCAGCTGGGGTATGTGGATAATCCCGAAACACTTACTCGAGAAAGAGGATCTGGGTAATACAAAGTTCTCTCGCAATCCGGTCGGGACAGGCCCGTATAAATTCAAGGAATGGAAGACCGGCGAGAAGATAGTCCTCACCTCGAACCCGGATTACTACGAAGGCCGTCCTTATATAAACAGGTATATCTATAGGATAATCCCTGACCAGGCGACCACTTTCCTCGAGCTGCAGACGCAGGGGGTAGATGAGGTCAGCCTGACCCCGCTCCAATACGCGCGCCAGACAGACACGCCGTTCTTCAAGAAATATTACAAAAAGTACAGATATCCTTCGTTCGGTTATACGTACATGGGTTTTAATATGAAAGACCCGGTTTTCACGGACAGGCGCGTAAGGCTAGCGCTCGATTACGCTATCGATAAGGACGAGATAATAAAAGGGGTGCTCCTGGGCCTTGGCAGGATCTCGACCGGCCCGTTCCCGCCCGAGTCGTGGGCGTATAATAAGGAAGTAAAACCCGCCCCATATGACCCTAAAAAAGCGAAGGAATTATTGAAAGAAGCGGGATGGGAAGACCGTGACGGAGACGGCTGGCTCGATAAGGACGGCAAAAAGTTTAAATTCATCATATTGACAAATATGGGGAACGATACGCGCCAGATCTGCGCCGAGATAATCCAAAGGAGATTAAAGGAGATAGGGATAGACGTTGAGATAAGGATAATAGAGTGGGCTACCTTTTTGTCGGAGTTCATAGATAAACATAGATTTAGCGCGGTCATCATGGGATGGAATCTTTCACGCGACCCGGATTGCTATGATATATGGCATTCTTCCAAGCAGAGGCCGGGTGAGTTCAACTTTATCGGGTACGAGAACAAGGAAGTCGACGCCCTTCTCGAGGCAGGCCGCCGCGAGTTTGACGAGGGGAAAAGGAAAGAGATATATAATAAGATGCACCGGTTGATATTCGACGACCATCCCTGCATATTTTTATTCGTGCCGGACGCCTTGCCTATCGTCCATTCGAGATTCAAGGGGATATCGCCGGCGCCGTTGGGTATCGGGTATAATTTCATAAAATGGAACGTGCCTAAAGAAGAGCAGAGATACACCAGATGGTAA
- a CDS encoding phosphoglycerate kinase: MNKLTIKDLDLKGKRVLMRVDFNVPLDDKLNITDDTRIRATLPTIKYALDKGAKLILMSHLGRPDGKVIAKYSLAPCAAKLSQLLGKPVKMAKDCIGPEVKAMEDAMKPGECILLENLRFHAEEEANDANFAKELASLGDVFVNDAFGTAHRAHASTEGVTKYLKSAAGFLLEKEIEYLEDKVMHPAKPFVTILGGAKVSDKIGVIENLLDKADSILIGGGMAYTFYAAQGKSIGASKVEKDKIDIAKSLLEKAKQKKVNIVLPVDNIIADKFDANANTKVVGDQIPDGWMGLDVGPKTVEAFKNVLKSAKTIVWNGPLGVFEMDKFAKGTEEVAKYIACLSSGSSSCCSCCGGGKVISIIGGGDTAAAIAKFKLEDKMTHISTGGGASLEYLEGKVLPGIKALTDK; the protein is encoded by the coding sequence ATGAACAAGCTTACGATTAAAGACCTGGACCTTAAAGGAAAACGCGTATTGATGCGCGTCGACTTTAATGTCCCGCTAGATGATAAACTCAACATAACCGATGACACGAGGATAAGGGCGACTTTGCCGACGATAAAATACGCGCTCGACAAAGGAGCAAAGCTTATCCTGATGAGCCATCTCGGCAGGCCGGACGGAAAGGTAATAGCTAAGTACAGCCTCGCCCCGTGCGCCGCGAAGCTTAGCCAATTGCTAGGCAAGCCGGTGAAGATGGCGAAAGACTGCATCGGGCCCGAGGTCAAGGCGATGGAAGATGCCATGAAACCGGGCGAGTGCATCCTTCTCGAGAACTTGCGTTTCCACGCCGAGGAAGAAGCCAACGACGCAAATTTCGCGAAAGAGCTCGCGAGCCTCGGAGACGTATTCGTGAATGACGCTTTCGGGACCGCACACCGCGCGCACGCATCGACAGAGGGCGTGACGAAATATTTGAAGTCGGCTGCGGGTTTCCTTCTTGAAAAAGAGATAGAGTATCTCGAAGATAAGGTCATGCACCCGGCAAAGCCGTTTGTGACGATACTCGGCGGCGCCAAAGTATCGGACAAAATAGGCGTCATCGAGAACCTTCTGGACAAGGCCGACTCGATACTCATCGGCGGCGGGATGGCTTATACTTTTTATGCGGCGCAGGGCAAATCGATAGGCGCCTCGAAGGTCGAGAAGGACAAGATAGATATCGCGAAATCGCTTCTCGAGAAAGCCAAACAGAAGAAAGTCAACATCGTTCTGCCTGTCGATAACATCATAGCCGACAAATTCGATGCCAACGCGAACACCAAGGTCGTCGGAGACCAGATACCCGACGGATGGATGGGATTAGATGTCGGCCCGAAGACGGTCGAGGCGTTTAAGAATGTCTTGAAGAGCGCGAAGACGATCGTCTGGAACGGTCCGCTCGGCGTATTCGAGATGGATAAATTCGCGAAGGGGACCGAGGAAGTCGCCAAGTATATCGCCTGCCTTTCGAGCGGAAGCAGCTCATGCTGTTCGTGCTGCGGCGGCGGCAAAGTGATATCCATCATCGGCGGCGGCGACACTGCGGCCGCGATCGCGAAGTTCAAACTTGAAGACAAGATGACTCACATATCTACCGGCGGCGGCGCCTCGCTTGAGTATCTAGAAGGCAAAGTCCTGCCCGGCATAAAGGCGCTGACAGATAAATAA
- the secG gene encoding preprotein translocase subunit SecG, whose protein sequence is MFAFLITLHVMACLVLIMVILLQAGKGGGISETFGGSGGLQSMLGTKASSFLTKATAACAVLFLVTSMTLALMSTERSGSIVEREVTKEEKKAPAKAAGEAPQAQTVKPQPVTAGTQQAPK, encoded by the coding sequence ATGTTCGCGTTCTTGATAACTTTGCATGTGATGGCGTGTTTAGTCCTGATAATGGTCATCCTGCTCCAGGCGGGTAAGGGCGGCGGGATATCCGAGACGTTCGGCGGGAGCGGCGGCCTCCAGTCTATGCTGGGGACCAAGGCGTCGTCTTTCCTTACGAAAGCGACCGCCGCGTGCGCTGTCCTCTTTTTGGTGACATCCATGACCTTGGCGCTGATGAGCACCGAAAGGTCCGGCTCGATAGTCGAGAGGGAAGTCACGAAAGAAGAGAAGAAGGCCCCGGCTAAGGCAGCGGGCGAGGCGCCCCAGGCGCAGACGGTGAAACCACAACCCGTGACTGCCGGGACTCAGCAAGCTCCTAAATAA
- a CDS encoding ABC transporter permease encodes MVNYILRRLVGLMPVLFGITVITFFLIHLSPGKPTRLQAEMSPKITLEAREKLDRLYGLDKPVHVQYWQWIKRLAVFDFGKSFTDERPVLVKIGERIPITITIEILSLLLIFLIAAPIGIMSAVKENSIFDKSSTVFVFIGFATPTFWLALLAMSLFGVHLGWLPISGIKSLDFEELNFFQKIADVSRHLILPVFVSAFGGLAGISRYMRTSMLEVMHKDFIRTARAKGLSEKEVIYKHALKNALLPIVTIIGLSVPGLIGGSVIFESIYAIPGMGKLFFDSVMARDYPVIMGILFVGAILTLLGNLLADVMYACVDPRIRVGEKR; translated from the coding sequence ATGGTAAACTACATTTTAAGGCGGCTTGTCGGCTTAATGCCGGTGCTGTTCGGTATAACGGTCATCACTTTTTTCCTGATACACCTCTCGCCTGGAAAACCTACCCGCCTTCAGGCCGAGATGTCGCCGAAGATAACCCTAGAGGCGCGGGAGAAACTCGACAGGCTCTACGGCCTAGACAAACCCGTACACGTCCAATACTGGCAATGGATAAAGAGGCTTGCCGTATTCGATTTCGGAAAATCCTTTACCGACGAAAGGCCGGTACTCGTCAAGATCGGTGAACGCATACCGATAACGATAACGATAGAGATATTATCGTTGCTCCTGATATTCCTGATCGCCGCGCCGATCGGTATAATGAGCGCGGTAAAAGAAAATTCCATTTTTGATAAGAGCTCTACGGTTTTTGTCTTTATCGGTTTCGCGACTCCGACCTTCTGGCTGGCCCTCCTGGCGATGAGCTTATTCGGAGTCCATCTCGGATGGCTGCCGATCTCCGGCATAAAATCCCTCGACTTTGAGGAGCTTAATTTCTTCCAGAAGATAGCGGACGTCTCGCGCCATCTGATCCTGCCCGTCTTCGTCTCGGCCTTCGGCGGCCTAGCCGGCATATCCCGTTATATGCGGACCAGCATGCTTGAGGTCATGCATAAGGATTTCATAAGGACGGCGCGGGCGAAGGGGCTTTCCGAGAAAGAGGTAATTTACAAACACGCGCTCAAGAACGCGCTCCTGCCGATAGTGACGATAATCGGGCTTTCGGTGCCGGGGTTGATAGGCGGCAGCGTCATATTCGAATCTATCTACGCCATCCCGGGTATGGGGAAACTCTTCTTCGATTCGGTCATGGCGCGCGATTATCCGGTTATAATGGGGATACTCTTCGTGGGCGCTATTCTTACTCTTCTCGGTAACCTTTTGGCCGACGTGATGTACGCCTGCGTCGACCCGCGTATCCGCGTGGGGGAGAAGCGATGA